The following are encoded together in the Mumia sp. Pv4-285 genome:
- a CDS encoding Glu/Leu/Phe/Val dehydrogenase family protein, translating into MGMETVIEHWDGRVCCSRYDAETGAFLTVAIHSRQLGPATGGTRAMAYPSRELAVGDATRLASSMTHKMAVAGLPMGGGKSVIALPRDRREIGEADWHRILVLHAETLATLNGSYWTGPDVGTSSADMDVLHGLSGGYAFGRSEAAGGPGSSAPETAHGVYVGIRESAREVGISDLAGRRVLVQGLGAVGMDVARRVAADGARLIASDIDPLRCEVARTELDAEIVAVDDVVSTACDVFVPCATGGVIDRRVASTLETRVVAGSANNVLADDAAADVLASRGIVLAPDFVINSGGGIHLVGREVLGWTADEVSLHVERIGRTLAEVFERARTERTSTDLAARRLADDVLARSTQSVAS; encoded by the coding sequence ATGGGTATGGAGACGGTGATCGAGCACTGGGACGGCCGCGTGTGCTGCTCCCGCTACGACGCAGAGACAGGGGCTTTCCTCACCGTTGCGATCCACTCGCGTCAGCTGGGCCCCGCGACGGGAGGGACGCGTGCGATGGCGTACCCGTCTCGGGAGCTCGCCGTCGGGGACGCGACACGGCTCGCGAGCTCGATGACCCACAAGATGGCTGTCGCCGGCCTTCCGATGGGGGGCGGCAAGTCGGTGATCGCGCTGCCGCGGGACCGGCGAGAGATCGGGGAAGCCGATTGGCACCGCATCCTCGTGCTCCACGCCGAGACTCTCGCGACGCTCAACGGGAGCTACTGGACGGGCCCTGACGTCGGGACGTCGTCTGCTGACATGGACGTGCTGCACGGGTTGAGCGGCGGCTACGCCTTCGGACGCTCGGAGGCTGCGGGAGGTCCGGGCTCCAGCGCTCCCGAGACGGCCCACGGCGTCTATGTCGGGATCCGCGAGTCAGCGCGCGAGGTGGGCATCAGCGACCTGGCGGGCCGACGTGTCCTGGTGCAGGGTCTGGGTGCTGTCGGCATGGACGTCGCCCGGCGGGTCGCGGCGGACGGCGCGAGGCTGATCGCGTCGGACATCGACCCGCTGCGCTGCGAGGTCGCGAGGACCGAGCTCGACGCCGAGATCGTCGCCGTCGACGACGTCGTCTCCACCGCCTGCGACGTGTTCGTCCCGTGCGCGACCGGAGGGGTGATCGACCGTCGCGTCGCGAGCACCCTCGAGACCCGTGTCGTCGCCGGGTCGGCGAACAACGTCCTGGCCGACGACGCCGCCGCCGACGTCCTCGCCTCGCGCGGGATCGTCCTGGCTCCCGACTTCGTCATCAACAGCGGAGGCGGCATCCATCTGGTGGGGCGCGAGGTGCTCGGCTGGACGGCTGACGAGGTCTCCCTCCACGTCGAGCGCATCGGACGGACCCTCGCCGAGGTCTTCGAGCGTGCGCGCACCGAGCGCACGAGCACGGACCTGGCCGCCCGCCGGCTGGCCGACGACGTCCTCGCCCGCTCGACGCAGAGCGTCGCCAGCTGA
- a CDS encoding Lrp/AsnC family transcriptional regulator — translation MAGTALDEVDQRILHELERDGRMSMRQLAETVHISRANAYSRVERLRERGVITGFSARIDPNARGLGTSAYVTLNLRQSEWLAIRPRLAALPGVEHIALLGGEFDALLLVRAEDNAGLRRLVMEQIQGIPDVLGTRTFLVFEEAWPEHDRAVAAPPAE, via the coding sequence ATGGCCGGGACAGCGCTGGACGAGGTCGACCAGCGGATCCTGCACGAGCTCGAGCGCGACGGACGCATGTCGATGCGCCAGCTCGCCGAGACGGTCCACATCTCACGGGCCAATGCGTACTCACGGGTCGAACGCCTCCGCGAGCGAGGGGTGATCACGGGCTTCTCCGCCCGCATCGATCCCAACGCGCGCGGGCTCGGGACCTCGGCGTACGTGACCCTCAACCTGCGTCAGTCCGAGTGGCTCGCGATCCGCCCGCGGCTCGCAGCGCTGCCCGGCGTCGAGCACATCGCGCTGCTCGGCGGCGAGTTCGACGCACTCCTGCTCGTCCGCGCGGAGGACAACGCAGGACTGCGACGCCTCGTGATGGAGCAGATCCAGGGCATCCCCGACGTCCTCGGCACGCGGACCTTCCTCGTGTTCGAGGAGGCGTGGCCGGAGCACGACCGCGCGGTGGCCGCTCCCCCGGCGGAGTGA
- a CDS encoding cutinase family protein, with product MFGSSIIRRALIGAATATVAASGIVVATAPAANAVTCRAYTFIGVRGTADGVKASMGDRLPTALSAFRAKKGTANVTSDYVSYPASFDYLYSMGQGRTALKAKINSYVSGCPSTKIALFGYSQGAHVVGDVVVGLSSTQRARLQGIGLIGDPMFNPALRGKVSKNGSTRGGVWGKRASWPTGVFVYNVCNTGDLICANDGTNAVTSASVAPHQKYTTTTYSPVSTSGAYAIGSHVATRS from the coding sequence ATGTTCGGATCGAGCATCATCCGCCGGGCCCTCATCGGCGCTGCGACGGCGACGGTGGCGGCGAGCGGCATCGTGGTCGCCACCGCACCGGCAGCGAACGCGGTCACGTGCCGCGCGTACACCTTCATCGGCGTACGCGGGACCGCCGACGGGGTCAAGGCCTCGATGGGTGACCGCCTGCCCACTGCGCTGAGCGCCTTCCGGGCGAAGAAGGGCACGGCGAACGTCACGAGCGACTACGTCTCGTACCCGGCATCGTTCGACTACCTCTACTCGATGGGTCAGGGCCGCACGGCGCTGAAGGCCAAGATCAACAGCTACGTCTCCGGGTGCCCGTCGACGAAGATCGCTCTCTTCGGCTACTCGCAGGGCGCGCACGTCGTCGGAGACGTGGTCGTGGGCCTGTCGAGCACCCAGCGCGCACGCCTTCAGGGAATCGGCCTGATCGGTGACCCGATGTTCAACCCGGCCTTGCGCGGGAAGGTCTCCAAGAACGGCTCGACCCGCGGCGGCGTGTGGGGGAAGCGCGCATCGTGGCCGACCGGCGTCTTCGTCTACAACGTCTGCAACACCGGAGACCTGATCTGCGCCAACGACGGCACCAACGCCGTGACGAGTGCCAGCGTCGCGCCGCACCAGAAGTACACGACCACGACGTACTCGCCGGTCAGCACGTCGGGTGCGTACGCGATCGGATCGCACGTGGCCACGCGCTCCTGA
- a CDS encoding methylenetetrahydrofolate reductase, with product MRNPAVRRTLVRLLEHARFEVLPTPSTEAKVVEHVPLEIPVTVTASPTKGLQATLELAERLAVRGYTTVPHLAARMVSGRAELVEICERLRSAGITRVFVPGGDADPTGDYPDALALLEDLAGLGHPFEQVGITGYPESHPTIHDDLTVQAMWDKRRYATHVVSNLSFDPAVIRVWIQRMRSRGVTMPLLLGMPGPVDRTKLLSMATKIGVGESTRFLAKNKGTFARLAAPGGFTGERFLLKCAPTLSEPTSLVEGLHVFTFNQIAETEAWRRDLLDRLHQ from the coding sequence ATGCGCAACCCGGCCGTTCGCCGTACGTTGGTCCGCCTGCTCGAGCACGCGCGCTTCGAGGTGCTGCCCACCCCGTCGACCGAGGCGAAGGTCGTCGAGCACGTGCCGCTCGAGATCCCCGTCACGGTGACTGCTTCGCCGACCAAGGGGCTGCAGGCGACCCTGGAGCTGGCCGAGCGCCTGGCTGTGCGCGGCTACACGACCGTCCCCCACCTCGCGGCGCGGATGGTGAGCGGTCGCGCGGAGCTCGTCGAGATCTGCGAGCGCCTGAGGTCGGCCGGGATCACCCGGGTCTTCGTCCCCGGCGGCGACGCCGATCCGACCGGCGACTACCCGGACGCGCTCGCGCTGCTCGAGGACCTCGCGGGCCTGGGCCACCCGTTCGAGCAGGTCGGCATCACCGGCTATCCCGAGTCCCACCCGACGATCCACGACGACCTCACCGTGCAGGCCATGTGGGACAAGCGCCGGTACGCGACGCACGTGGTGAGCAACCTCAGCTTCGACCCCGCAGTGATCCGGGTCTGGATCCAGCGGATGCGCAGCCGCGGCGTCACGATGCCCCTGCTGCTGGGGATGCCCGGTCCGGTCGACCGCACCAAGCTGCTCTCCATGGCGACCAAGATCGGCGTCGGCGAGTCCACGCGTTTCCTGGCCAAGAACAAGGGCACGTTCGCCCGGCTTGCCGCGCCGGGCGGGTTCACCGGTGAGCGTTTCCTCCTCAAGTGCGCTCCCACGCTGAGCGAGCCGACGTCCCTGGTCGAGGGCCTGCACGTCTTCACGTTCAACCAGATCGCGGAGACCGAGGCGTGGCGGCGCGACCTGCTCGATCGCCTCCACCAGTGA
- a CDS encoding DUF1638 domain-containing protein has protein sequence MHPLPPLLHNQPQLIAAEVRALAERLRDTYPRVAVGYADCGTYGALDAVCDELGLARLPGLHCYDVYAGPDRLERFFEEQPGTYLLTDFLVRSFARTVERELGLDRWPELRDAYFGQYSRVIWLAQEPDDELRALAARAADKIGLPLRIVETGDARLEASLADLLR, from the coding sequence GTGCATCCGCTGCCGCCGCTGCTGCACAACCAGCCCCAGCTGATCGCGGCCGAGGTCCGTGCTCTCGCCGAGCGGCTGCGCGACACGTACCCGCGGGTGGCCGTGGGCTACGCCGACTGCGGGACGTACGGCGCCCTCGACGCCGTGTGCGACGAGCTCGGGCTGGCGCGGTTGCCGGGACTGCACTGCTACGACGTGTACGCGGGCCCCGACCGGCTCGAGCGGTTCTTCGAGGAGCAGCCGGGCACCTACCTGCTCACCGACTTCCTCGTACGCTCGTTCGCGCGCACGGTGGAGCGCGAGCTCGGGCTCGACCGGTGGCCGGAGCTGCGCGACGCCTACTTCGGTCAGTACTCGCGCGTGATCTGGCTGGCCCAGGAACCCGACGACGAGCTGCGTGCCCTCGCCGCGCGCGCCGCGGACAAGATCGGCCTGCCGCTCCGCATCGTCGAGACGGGCGACGCGCGGCTCGAGGCCTCGCTGGCCGACCTGCTGCGCTGA